The sequence below is a genomic window from Escherichia marmotae.
GCGTAAGATGTGGGCATAATTTGAGCGCCATACCGGTCGGCATTGCACTGCGTACACCAAATTTACGCGCGGGATAATTAGCGGTGCTGATCACCCCCCGACGTTCGCGGCTGCCGCCAATAGCAATAGGGATATCGCGCAGGGCGGGATTGTCGCGCATCTCCACCGCTGCGAAAAAACAGTCCATATCCACATGAATGATTTTACGCATTGCTCACCTCTCAACACTGGTAAAGTATACAGTGTTTTCAGGGTTTGAGAAATGCGTAAAGATTCAGCAATCTGCCCCCTTATCGCCGGATGCGACGCTGGCACGTCTTGTCCAGACTACAAGAGGTAGTTTTTGCTACCCGTGCTGTTTATCCAGCTTTTGTACCAACGGCTGCACCACTTTGTCGCCATGCTGGCCAAAATATTGATACAGCGTATCGGACGCGCTTTTGGTCAGCACCATAATCTCAATACGTCGGTTACCCGCGCTTTGCGGATTTTTGGTATCCAGCAACATCTGGTCAGCCATCGCACTCACCTGCATCACTTTATCTTCTGGCATTCCGGCTTCTTCCAGCACGCGACGAGCCGAAAGCGCGCGGTCGCCCGAAAGGTTCCAGTTGTTGTAGATATTGTTTTTATAGGCCATCGCATCGGTATGCCCGGTAATAATAATTTTGTTATCGAGCGAGTCGAACACCGGCGCGAGCTCCACCAGCAGGGTTTTAAAGAACGGCATAATCTTCGCGCTGCCGCGTTCAAACATATTGCGGTTCTGGTCGTCTTTAATCAGCACGCGCAATCCCTGCGGGACAATTTCCATCTCCAGATTCGCTTCCATATGCGCATCGCGGGCGATGATGTTGATATCGGTCGCCAGTTCGCCAAGCTCGGTGGCGGATTTCTTCTTAAGCAGCGCCGTTTTCTCGTTCACATCGCGCACTTTTTTCTCCGTCTCTTCCGGCACCGCCACGGTAGCGGGTTTCGGCGGGTGGGTCGGGCTAATTTTATTTAACGGCGACAATCCACCGCCATTGAAAATCGACTGCCCGTGCAGCGCGGCGATAATGCTTTCCCGCTCAGATTTACTGACGCTGTTGACAATCCACAGCGTCATAAACAGCGCCATCATTGCCAGAGTAAAGTCGGCAAAGGCCACTTTCCACGCCCCGCCGTGATGCCCGGCATGGTTCTTTTTGATCTGCCGCCGGACGATGGTCGTTTTTGCCCCGCGCTCGCGGCGGTTGCCCGTCTTTCTCATGCTTAATCTTGCTCCAGCATCGCATTCACCCACGCGTCGAGGTTAGCGAAGGTCGGCTTGGATGCCAGATGCAGCAACTTACGTCCCGCATCTACCGCCAGCAGGGTCGGTTTACCGCCCGCCTGGGCTACCAGCACGGTACGCACACACTCCAGCAGAGAATGTTCCGCCCGCGCCTGTTGTTCCATGGCGTTGGCGAGCGGGTCCATCAGGCAATAACAGATAAATACGCCTAAAAACGTCCCCACCAGCGCCGCCGCTACTTTCAGGCCAATCAGGGCGATAGATCCATCAATCGACTGCATGGTGATGATGATGCCCAACACCGCCGCACAAATGCCAAACCCTGGCATCGCTTCGGCGGTACGTTGCAGCGAACGCGACGGCGTTAGCAGCGACTCTTCGGCGGTGTCCAGTTCCTGATCGAGGATGCCTTCCAGTTCATGGGCGTCAATTTTGCCCATCGCCATCAGGCGAAAGTTATCGGCAATAAAGGTCACCAGCCGCTTCTGGGTTAACACCAGCGGGTATTTCTGGAAAACAGTGCTCTCTTCCGGCTGCTCAATGTGCTGATCCAGCATGCGCAGGCCGCCGTTTTGCACCATTTCGAGCAATTCATACAGGCACATTAATAGCTGACGCTGAAACTCCGGCCCGAGCTGTTTTTTACTGATCACGCCTTTGATTTGATGGGCGATTTCTTTCAGCACATGTTTTGGGTTGCCAATAATCATCGCCCCAAAACCGGCACCTAAAATAATAACTATCTCTGCAGGTTGCCAGATAGCAATTAATTGCCCGCCCGCTTCAAAGTACCCGCCAAATACGCAGCCGAGCACCACCAATAAACCTACTATTTTTTGCATAATTTTTTCACTTTAATTCGGATAGACAAAATCACGAATTTTCTGCGCGATCTGTTTATTCAATTGACAAATTCTGGCTTCGGTCAGTCCTAATACCAGCGCGATCTCTTTGAGATTCATCTCATGCTGGTAATACATAGAGAGGATCAGTTGCTCTTTTTCACTCAATTGTGAAAGCGCGTGTTGCAGCATTTGCTGGGTAATGATTTGTTCTTCCAGCTCTCTTCCGGCAAGCGGGATACTGTGGCCTTCAACGCCAAGCAATTCATCCAGACTGGCGAGGGTTTCCGCACCTTCCAGTTGAAGATATTCGAGATAATCTTCATGAGAAATACCCTCGCGGACCAGTTCCTGCCACTCTGGTTCGTGCCCCAGTTTTTTACGCGTCTCACGAATCAGGTCTTTCATCTGATGATATTTCTGCCGCAACTGCCGCGGTCGCCAGTCGAGCGCACGCAGCTCATCAAGGATCGCGCCGCGAATTCGATGCACGGCATAACCTGCAAAACCTTCATCAGGCAGCCCGTAGCGACGAATGGCATTAAGCAGCCCCATTAACGCCGTTTGTTCCATATCCTGGCGGTCAATAATGCAGTTGCACTGCGGCGCGAGTTGCCGCACCACTTTGCGCACCAGCGGTAAATAGGCCTGTAAATAGTGGCTCTCCTGCTGCGGGGTTAATAGCGGCGCGGCAGTAAATTCTTCTGACTCGAATACGTCCTGTAGCATGTTTATATCCGTCTGGTGATTACTGGAAGACCACTTTTTTCACCAGCAAATCCTTATACGGTGTGCTCATTTTGCGACGCTGAAGATCTTTCTTTAGCGCATCAGAAATCAGTTTGCGGATGGCCGATATTTTCATGCCACGCAAATCTTCAAATTTCATTTCCGTCAGGCACTCAACCGCAATGCTTTGATACAGCGGCTCCTGATGTTTTATTTTTTCGGCCTCTTTATCACTGGCGACCACCATGACTAATTCCGCCGACAAATAATGATCCGCGCCGTTGTTGTCATGCAGAGTGACAATGGTTTCCGGCAACGTCACAAACACGCTTTTGCTTTCATCCATCGTTTCCACCGATTCCATCCGCGCTACGGCAGTCGGTTTTCCTTTTCCGGCATAATGATGCCAGACTCCCCACCCTGCCCCGGCTCCTACCACCAACGCCAGAACGGCACTGACCACGCCTGCCACCACAATTCTCTTCATCTTGCCTTTACACTTTGATCAAAACGGATTCGTTTTGTTGAAATTGAGGCTCATCATCAAGCTGTAAGGCGGCACTCACCTCCTCCTGCTGATGGCCCGACTGTTGCTGCTGCTGCGACTGCCCTTCGGAGGAGACCTGCACGTTCACCTCCATAAAATTTTGCGCCGTCAGATGCTGGCGAAGATCGTCGCTAAACTGCTGCAACGCGCGACAAACCTCACTTTGGTTAGCGCCGATATGCACCGTCAGTTTGCCGCTATCCAGTTGCACAGCGATCTCGAGCTTGCCAAGCGACGGTGGATCAAGGCGGATTGTCGAGATCTGCTGCTGTTTGTTGAGCTGGAAATGGATCTGATCTTTCAAAAGCGTCGTCAATTTTTCGCCCAGCTCGTCCATCGAGAGGGTGACAGGTTTAGTGGCAATCTCCTGATGATCGCTGACCCGTTCCGGCGTTTTAACTGGCAACACAACGCGCGAAATGACGGGTTCTGTTTCTGCTGCTTTATCGCTTTTACGCTCTACTGGAGGACGCGTGGTCACACGGGTCGGCTCAGGCTTCGCGCGTTCTGGTTTAGCGGGCGTGCGCTGTTGCACCGGCGCAATGGCGCGTAAATCTTCACTGCCGTAAGTTGCCAGTCTGGCCTGCTGTTCAGGCTTTGCCTGCGGCAACTGGCTGACCAGCTCCTGTAATTGCGGTGGTAACGACGTGAGTTCCTGCTGCATCGGGTGTTGCGGTGTGTTTTGCGCCGCCGCTTTCGTCAGTTGCCGGATAACCGGAGATGTCGCCACGTTTCGCGGCTGCGGCGTGTCCTGATGCGGCGCGGCAGGTTGCGGCAGTAACAGCGCCATTAGCGCCTGCATCGCTGCCGGATCGTTCTCCTGCGGGCGCGTCGCCTGTTGCTGGGGGGATTTAGCGCTATGAACGCGCTCCGCCACCGCGGCCACCGCCATTTTCGGCAGGGTAAAAGCAGGTACGTTTTCACCGCTCACCGGCGGCAAAATGTCCGTTTTCAGCGCGGCGGTTTGCGCAAGCGTTCCGAGCGTGGCAAGCAATGCCGGATTCATGGCTTCTCCGAAAGTAAATTAACAATTGAGTAGGCCAGCACGCCTTCCTGATGTTGCTGGTGTCTCTCCATGCGTGCTTTCAGCACTTCAGTTCTCTGCTCGCGTCGGGCAATCAATACGCTAAACGCGGCATGAAGTTGCGCTTTCACCACACGCAATTGTGCAGCGTCAGTTTCAGCCTCTTCATAGACATGAAACTGGCGCATCAACTGCTGATGCAGCACCGGAAGGCGTCGCCAGCGCTGTTTATCCAGTGCTTCGTTCATCGCCGTAACCAGCGCGAAAAGTTGCCTGCGTTCTTTTTCCATTGCGTTAACCCAGCTTGCCCGAAAGCCCTTCCCAGCCTTCGCGCAGGTTGCTTAAAATCAGCATCACTTCATCGATTTTCTCTGCCGACAGTTCGCCGCTGGCCTCATACAAACGATAAACACAGTGGTCATACAGACGCGAAAGATTCACCACCAGCTCGCCGCCGGTTTCAAACTCCAGCGAACTGGTGAGCGCATTGAGAATATCGATGCATTTGTTGATGCTCTGGGCTTTCTTCTCGAAACGTCGCCCTTCAATGTGGCTTTTGGCGCGTTCCAGCTCATCCATCAGGCCAGAAAACAGCACCAGTACCAGTTCGAGAGGTGACGCCGCAGCAGTGCGAGCCGCAAGGTCAATCTCTTTATATTGCGAATAGCCATCCTGTACTTCGTACATCTTTAGGGATATTCCTTGTGAGTTACGCGAATGCCGCCATGCTGGCTTTCATGGTGTACACCTCAACCAGTGTGTTGGTGTACTCCTCAAGATAACGGTCGTAGTTGGCGTTATAGGTATCGGTAAGCTGATCGCTTTCGTCCTGAATTTTGCTCATCTGATCGTCAATGTTCTGCTGGCGCAGAGTGATGATGCCGTTGCTGGAGTCCGTATAGGTGTTAATCAGGTCGTCCATCTGCGCCACCATGCTGTTGTCACCGACGAAAATTGACGTCAGACCGTCCGGGTTTTTCGCCATTTCGTCGTTGAACTGGTCGGAGTCGATCTGCAAGTGACCGTGAGAATCGAGGGTGATGCCATAATCCACAATCGACACGCCGTTGTAACTGGCATGGGCGATGTCATCGAGCTGGTTCGCCAGTGAACTGAGTCCTGCATCACCCGCAAAGACCCCGGCGCTGCTGCTGTCATCACCGTGGGTGGTCAGCGAATCAACCGTATCGATCAAAGTGTTATAGGCATCAACAAAGGTCTGTACTTTCTCCTGGCTGGCGCTGGAATCTTCGCTGATGTTAAAGGTGGAGAGATCGCTGTCAGAATCGCTGACTTCGGTGAACGTCATGGTGACGCCGGGGATCACATCATCAAATGTATTGCTGCTGTTGGTGATCGCCGGCCCCGTGGCGCTGCCGAGATGAATAATCGCGTCCTGGGCGGAGGAAACATCCGTAGCAACGGGCGCGCTGGCGCTATCGTTGCTGGCGTCATGCCCGGTCACGCTCACCGAGAACGCGCTCTGTGCTCCGGTGCTTTCGGAGGTGAGCATAATGGTGGTGGTGCCGTCGGTTTTTACCAGTGCCGCCGAAACGCCGGGATTGTCATCGGAGTCGTTAATCGCATTCACCAGCTCACTGGCATCGATAAAACCATCGCCATCACCGTTCTGATCCGCCGCCGACAGATCAATATCCATGCTGCTGTCGCCCATCGTCAGTTCAAAAGTGCCGGTGGCGGAAAAGGCGTCGTCGCCCATACTGAACGTGGTCTGCTGCCCCTGTGCCAGTTGCTCGACATAAAACGAGTAGCTTCCGCCCTGCGCCTGGGAATTGGCGGAAACGGTGGCGGAGTCATTACTGCTGGAAGCAGCAAAAGTCACCGGGCCGTCGGTATCGCTGTTCAGCGCATCGACAGCACTCTGAAAATCGCTCAACGCCGAGCTGAGCGAGTCCAGGCCGCTGCTTTCAGCATCCAGCTCGCTCTGCTTCTCCTGCAAATTTGCTGCCTGAGTGGCAACATCGGCATACGCGATTTCTTGCGCAATGGTTCTTGGGTTAATCATTGATGACTCCGGATTACGATGTCAGATTATTGGCAAAAGGCGTGCCAATAATTTTTATGTGAATAATCAATTAATTGAAAAACAGGCGGAAAGACCATTTCCGGTCTGGCGGAAGAGTGCCTGCCGCAGAAAGGACAACACCGCCCGCAGGCGGTGTTGAGACTGATGACAAACGCAACATTGCCTGATGCGCTGCGCTTATCAGGCCTACAAGGTTTCTGCAATATATTGAATTTGCAATACTTTGTAGGCCGGATAAGGCGTTTACGCCGCATCCGGCAATCCGCCATTACTGCAGCAGGCTGGAAACCATGCTGGACATGCTGTTGGACTGTTTCAGCATGGTGATGCCGGTTTGCATCAGCACCTGCTGTTTGGTCATGTTGGACGCTTCCGTCGCGTAGTCGGTATCCATAATGTTACCGATCGCCACTTCGGTGTTGTCCTGCATGCTGGTCAGGTTGTTGGCGGTGTCGTTAAGACGGTTGATAGACGCGCCCAGCTTGGACTGGATCTGCGAAACGTCATCCATCGCGGTAGAAATGCTGGTGATCATCTGGTTGGCCGAGCCAGACGCAGTCAGCTCAGTACCGCCAGAAACGCCCGCAGTACCCGTGGTGTCTGCCTGATCTGCGCTAAAGGAGTTGCTGATAGCAGAAAGATCCGTCACCAGCGTGTTCAGTTGGCTTGAAATGTTCACGGTCATGGTGTCGGAAGACTCCGCGCCTACCTGGAAAGTCACCGCACTCTGGAACAGGCCGTCAGTGCCGGTGTTGCTGGTGCCGGAAACACCGAACAGGTTGGTGCCGCCATAAGTAGTATTTTGCAGCATGTCAGACATCTGCTGACCCAGTTCGTCGTATTCATCCTGCATCGCCTGCAGGTCGTCGTCGCTGTAAGTGCCGTTCGCCGCCTGGGTGGAGAGATCTTTCATACGACCCAGCACATCAGACATTTCATCAAACATGCTATCTGCGGTTTGCAGCATCGCCGTCGCATCGTTAATGTTGCTCAGCGCAACGCCCATACCGCTGGACTGTGCCGTCAAACGGTTAGCAATCTGTTTGCCCGCGGCATCATCTGCTGAAGAGTTAATACGGTTACCGGTCGCCAGGCGTTCCATAGAAGTAGAAAGAGAAGAACTACTTTTGCTAATTGCGTTAACGGCGGCCATTGAGGCGTTATTGGTATTCATAGATAACATGATACTGCTCCTTGGGATTAATCGTGTTCGTTTCGATACCCTGTAAAAACGACATCCCATGAGCAAACTTAAAATGACCATAAAAAATTTTTCAGTCCATTTTATCGAATGCCACTTTTAGCTAAAAAAAGCAGAATCTAAATTCAGATTAAAAGATTATTAGCAATATATGCCACATGGCCAGGTGACAAAACATGTCATCGTCAACTGATTGTTATCACTCAGATTATCAGCAGAAAAATTGATTATTACCCAACGAACTGATGCTAATATTTACATTGCGTTGCAAATAACACACATTTTACTATTGTGACTCGCCAGTCATTTCGTTACATTCTCACGCCATATAGAGATTAAGAATAATCCTATTACCATTAAATATTAATTATCACGCAGTAAAATCATCTTCTCAAGGATGTATAAGACCCTGCTTAATGCAGCGTACTATCAGGAAACATTTATCCCTTGCTAAGGTAAACTCAACTATGAGTATTATTATCAACAACTGGCGGATGGACCCGTCGCTTAATGCCTTAATTCATTGTGAAACGGGTGAAATGCGTCGTCTTGGCGAATACCATTTTATTTTGCTGGAAACATTAGCAAAAAATGCCGAGACGGTTTTATCGCGATCTTATTTATGTGCCGAAGTGTGGAAAAACCGCATTGTTGGCGGCAACAGCCTGCCTACGGCGATCCACGCCTTACGTGTTGCTATTGACGATGATGGTAAACAACAGAACATTATTAAAACCATTCCGAAGAAAGGTTATCTGTGTAATAAAGAATATATTTCCTTACCTGCATCAGCATCGGCTGAAACATTGAATATTGCAGTTGAACCGCAGGAAGTTGTTTCACCTGTTCGTGACGAAAAAACATTACCCGCCACACCATTACTCCCCGCCCGTAAAAAACGTAATTATGTGCTGGGGCTGACAATGTTAACTGTTGCCATCGCCGTTGGCTCAACCGTAGGTTATAGCTACGATAAAAATATGCCTGATACGCCGCAACTGATTAAAGAAACGGTCAATAGTCCGCGAATAAAGATATTTCATCTTAGCACTGATGGGGGGACTAATACTGCGCCATTACTTTCACAAACTCTCACTCCAGGAAAAGAAAAATTAGATAATTTATTGTCAGCGCACAATATGACCATGACAACTTATTATAAATATGTTCGTGACCGACTGGAGAGTGATATCGTTCTGCGTAACCAGTGCAACGGAAGCTGGCAATTAACCTTTAATGTGGAAAGCTGGCAGAATAGCGATATTAGTAGCGCGATGTATCAGAATTTAGAGAAGTTATTAAATACTGTGCAGAAGTGCTGATGAGTACCAATATATGCCGGATGCGACGCTAAAGGCGTCTTATCCGGCCTACCGATAATTACCCCAATAAATTCCTCACCGTCTGGCTGGAAATTCGCGCCTGGCCGTTCACCGCCTGCAATAAAACCTGATAGTTATGATTGGCGCTGTCGAGCACGCCGCCGAGATTCTCCGACGCCTGCACCGCATTTTCTGTTTGCGGGAAGCGCGACATGCCGTCGATCAACTGCCGCGCTTTTTCTTGCTGCACCGCCATCTGGGCGCGCTGCTGGTTAATGTTTTCTAATATGTGAGAAATCCCCGCCCCGCCCTGTTGCAAACTTTGCGTTAAACGCTCGGCCTCAGAGGGTTCGGCAAAGGTTTTCAGCAGAATAAACGCCGACTTATCGCCATCGGCGCGCACGCTTAAGGTGCGTTCAATATGAGGCCACTGTTTTTCGGTGGCGGAAAAACTGATGCCGTCTGCCTGCTGATGCATCTGCACGCCCACGCGGCGCAAAGCGTTGGTCAGCCGCGTCTGATACTGCCCGGTGTTGTCATCCTCAGACAGCATCACCGCCGCAAGCTGGGTCTGCCGCCCGTCAGAGACGCTGAACATCCGCGTTCCCGGCGTGGGATTGTGCACGAGATTCGCCAGATCCGGCGAGTGAAAGGCCACCCGCGCAGCCCCCTGTAACACCGGCTGCAACTGGCGGTCCACCGCACCGCCAGAAAGAGTAGTGCGTTTGTCCAGCATCTGCATCAGCGCTGAACTCGGCGCCTGCCCACCCTTACGCTGGCTATGACGATAATCGAGCAACTGCTGCTCCAGTTGCCCGAGATAATGATCCGCCTGCTGCAACGTGGTGAGCTGGTCATTAAGCTGTACGCTGTAACGCTGCGGGCGAGTGGTAATCAGCGGCGAAGCCGGATATTCACTCGCCGTCGCCGGGAGCTTTTGTCGCACCGCCTGAGTGGGCGCAACGGTTGACGACGATACCGCAGCGCTATGCGCGCCGCCGGTGGCGAGTGATGAAGATGTAAGTCCGACCTGCATACTGTTCCTGAAAGAGTTAGAGAACGCTGAACAAATTCAACTCACTCACTTTCGAGTAAGTCTTGAGGGTAGCTTCCATTGCCACTTCCAGTCCGGTAAAGGTGATCGACGCCGGGCCGTAATCGAGATCCTGTAAAGAGCCAATCAACTGATCGTTGGAGGTGGAGATATCGGTCTGCGCATCGCTCAACATCGACATGGTGTTCTGCGTCTCACCAAGTGAAGCAATCGAGGCGTTGAGGTCGTCCGAGGCGGTGTCCACTACATCAACGGCGTTCTGAATATCGCTCTGCACCTGCGGATCTGCCGGGTCAACGTCCGGGTTTTGCAGCTCCTGCGACAGGGAATTAAGCGTGTTAAGCACGTCTAAGTTGCTGCCGAAGAAATCGCTCGCCGCCACGTTGGTATCCACGTCCACGCCGTTTGACACGGTAGTCTGGCGGTGATCGCTGTTGCCCTGATAACTGTAGCTGTCGGTGACGCCATCGCTATCATCATCTACCGCCACGATCGGCGGCTGATCGTTGATAGTGCCGCCAAACACGTAGTGCCCGTCTTCGTCCTGGTAGTTCAGCGCCGCGACCATTGATTCGGTGAGTGACTTAATATCCTGCCCGAGACTTGCGAGCGAATCGGCGGTATTGGTGCCATTCGCCGCTTCCAGCAGGTCGTCGCGCACCGCCAGCAGGCTGTTGTTGACGCCATCGAGAATCGACTCCTGCTGGCTTAACCCCGCCGACGCGGAGTCGATATTGCTCTGATACTGCTCAATAGCCGACTGCTGGCGGTTCAACTGGGTGATGCGCGTGGCGGCGATGGGGTCGTCCGACGGCTGCAAAATCTGCTTGCCGGTTGCCATCTGCTCGACCACATGCGCCAGGTCGCCGGAGAGATTATTAAAGCTTTGCGTCATCGAGACGTAGGTTTGTTGGGTGGTTACTCGCATTCTCACGCTCCCGCTTAGCTGCACATTTCCAGCACCGAATCGAAAATCTCGGCGCCGGCGGAAATGACTTTCAGATTGGCTTCATAAATTTGTTGATAAGTGATCAGATTCACCGCTTCTTCGTCCATGCTGACGCCGCTGACGCTGCTCTGCTGATTTTGCGCTGCGGAATAGACATTAGACGCGGCATCGACTTCCGTCTGGTTTTGCTGACTGTAGATGCCGATATTGCTGATGATTGACGAGCACGCCTGCCCGACCGTCACGCTGCCAAGATTGTCGATTTCCAGCGGTTCAGTAGAGATATTGATCAGCGCCTGCAGGTTGTCGCTGTTACCGCTTTCGTCCGGCGAACTGGAGAACGCCAGCTCATCAGCGGTGATATCCGGGTTAACGGTCAGAGGGCCATCAGCGTTGCTGGCGTCATAAATAAACAGCGGCTCACCGGGGTTACCGTTGAGATCGTAGCCCTGCGCCAGTTGGTTGTTGACCGCATCGGCAAACTGCGACGCCATGCTGTTGATGGTGTCGGTCAGCGGCGTCAGCACATCGTTTTGATAATCAAACAGTGCGCCTAATGAACCGCCAGTGTCGGTGGTCATCGTCGAGGTAGTTCCGGCAAAAGTCAGCGACATGGTCGGAGTGCCATCGGCGTTGGTTTCCAGCGCGATGGTTGAGCTTTGCTGCCCGCTCACCAGCGGCTGACCGTTTTGCAGGGTGACGTTGTAGTTGCCCTGGTCGTCGATATTGACCTGCACATCCATCATTCCGCTGAGTTCTTCCACCATCTGATCGCGAGCGTCGTACAGCGCGGAGGCGTTATCACCGTTGGCTTCGGCCTGGGCGATTTGCTGGTTATAGCTGGCGATGCCGCTGGTGAGCGTATTGATTTGCGACACCATCGCCTGCTGCTGGCTGATGATTTCCGTGCTTTGCGAGTCGATGTAATCCAGCGTGTTATCGATACGTAACGACAGCGCCCCGGCTTCGCTGATCACCTGCTCGCGCAGGGCGGAATCATCAGGGCTGGTGGTCGCTTCATTAAGGGCGGCGAAGAGGTTGTCGAAACCGCCGCTCAGGCTGCTGTTATCGTCGCTCAGTACCGCTTCCAGTTGACTAAGATACCCTTGCTGGGTGCTGTAATAGCCGTAATCGCTGGCGGCATACCACACCTGATTCACCTGATACTGGTTAGAGACGCGGCGAATGCTGTCGACCTGCACGCCGTTACCGGCGCTGTTCGACGAACCACCGCTGGCGCCGATGGTGCTGATCTCCGCCACCTGGCGGGTATAGCCCGTGGTCATGGCGTTAGCGGTGTTTTGCGCCGTGACGTTCAGCTCCACCTGCGCCGTTGATGCGCCGCTGTAGCCGATGTTGATCATGTCCATGTTGGGTCCTTACCGGTAAATCGTGCCGGTTAAAAGCGGCGTGAAGATGGGGATTCTTAAGTTCCGTAAACCAGGTGCCAAACGCCGGATGCGGCCTACATACGGGCGCAAACATAAAAATATGTGCGGACTCGTAGGCCTGATAAGACGCGACAGCGGCGCATCAGGCACCAAACGCCGGAGCCTCATTTATGCTTTGGTGACAACTGCTTCACAATCATCGCCGCAATGCCAATCCCGTGCTGCTGCGCCAGCATGTTACACAACTCATCATCATAAAACCCCTGCATCATGCGCACCGAATCGCTGTTAAACGGGTTATCTTTCGAATCGAAAAGCTCATTGGTTTTTCGCATCTCTTTCAGCATGTTGCGTAAAAAGATCGCCTCAAACTGTTCCGCGGCCTGCTTGATGTCATTGGCCTGAACCTTCGGCCCCATTAATGCGTCGCTGCCGTCAATCCCGCCGCTGGCGTTCACTTTCATCAGATCACCTCCAGGTCGGCATCCAGCGCGCCCGCTTCATGCAGCGCCTGCAAAATCGACATAATATCGTCCGGCGTTGCGCCTAAGCTGTTCAACGCATTGACCAGCGTTTTCAGGCTGCTGGACTCCGGCAAACTGACTACGCCCGGACGCGCATGATTCACCGCGATATTGCTTTGCGGCGTGACCGCCGTGCGCCCGCCAGCAAGGGCGTTCGGCTGGCTGACGTTGCTGGTTTCGTTAATCGAGACGGTCAAACTACCGTGCGACACCGCCGCCGCATGCAGCGCGATGCCATCGCCCATCACCACCGTGCCGGTACGTGAGTTAAACACCACGCGGGCGCGGACTTTCTCCGCCTGTACTTGCACATCGTCCAGTTGCGACATAAACGCCACCCGCGCGCCGGGGCTGGTGGGCGCGCGCACGGTAACGTTGGTGGAACTCTGCGCGGTGGCGATGCCGCCAAACGA
It includes:
- a CDS encoding rod-binding protein yields the protein MKVNASGGIDGSDALMGPKVQANDIKQAAEQFEAIFLRNMLKEMRKTNELFDSKDNPFNSDSVRMMQGFYDDELCNMLAQQHGIGIAAMIVKQLSPKHK
- the flgL gene encoding flagellar hook-associated protein FlgL yields the protein MRVTTQQTYVSMTQSFNNLSGDLAHVVEQMATGKQILQPSDDPIAATRITQLNRQQSAIEQYQSNIDSASAGLSQQESILDGVNNSLLAVRDDLLEAANGTNTADSLASLGQDIKSLTESMVAALNYQDEDGHYVFGGTINDQPPIVAVDDDSDGVTDSYSYQGNSDHRQTTVSNGVDVDTNVAASDFFGSNLDVLNTLNSLSQELQNPDVDPADPQVQSDIQNAVDVVDTASDDLNASIASLGETQNTMSMLSDAQTDISTSNDQLIGSLQDLDYGPASITFTGLEVAMEATLKTYSKVSELNLFSVL
- a CDS encoding winged helix-turn-helix domain-containing protein, which encodes MSIIINNWRMDPSLNALIHCETGEMRRLGEYHFILLETLAKNAETVLSRSYLCAEVWKNRIVGGNSLPTAIHALRVAIDDDGKQQNIIKTIPKKGYLCNKEYISLPASASAETLNIAVEPQEVVSPVRDEKTLPATPLLPARKKRNYVLGLTMLTVAIAVGSTVGYSYDKNMPDTPQLIKETVNSPRIKIFHLSTDGGTNTAPLLSQTLTPGKEKLDNLLSAHNMTMTTYYKYVRDRLESDIVLRNQCNGSWQLTFNVESWQNSDISSAMYQNLEKLLNTVQKC
- the flgK gene encoding flagellar hook-associated protein FlgK, whose protein sequence is MDMINIGYSGASTAQVELNVTAQNTANAMTTGYTRQVAEISTIGASGGSSNSAGNGVQVDSIRRVSNQYQVNQVWYAASDYGYYSTQQGYLSQLEAVLSDDNSSLSGGFDNLFAALNEATTSPDDSALREQVISEAGALSLRIDNTLDYIDSQSTEIISQQQAMVSQINTLTSGIASYNQQIAQAEANGDNASALYDARDQMVEELSGMMDVQVNIDDQGNYNVTLQNGQPLVSGQQSSTIALETNADGTPTMSLTFAGTTSTMTTDTGGSLGALFDYQNDVLTPLTDTINSMASQFADAVNNQLAQGYDLNGNPGEPLFIYDASNADGPLTVNPDITADELAFSSSPDESGNSDNLQALINISTEPLEIDNLGSVTVGQACSSIISNIGIYSQQNQTEVDAASNVYSAAQNQQSSVSGVSMDEEAVNLITYQQIYEANLKVISAGAEIFDSVLEMCS